One Dioscorea cayenensis subsp. rotundata cultivar TDr96_F1 chromosome 17, TDr96_F1_v2_PseudoChromosome.rev07_lg8_w22 25.fasta, whole genome shotgun sequence DNA window includes the following coding sequences:
- the LOC120280671 gene encoding serine/threonine-protein phosphatase PP1-like — protein MAMDEALLDGIIARLIAPKAAAGKGSKQVQLSEPEVRQLCVSSKEIFLAQPNLLQIEAPVKICGDIHGQYSDLLRLFEYGGLPPNAKYLFLGDYVDRGKHSIETICLLLAYKIKYPDNLFLLRGNHECASINRIYGFYDECKRRFNVRLWKVFTDCFNCLPVAALVDEKILCMHGGLSPDLKDLNQIREIVRPVDVPDEGLVCDLLWSDPEKDFEGWGENDRGVSYTFGCDVVVEFLQKHDLDLVCRAHQVVEDGYEFFADRQLVTIFSAPNYCGEFDNAGAMMSVDEELTCSFQILKPIEKKGKSLCANNLLRPGTPPKKRNYDFKLTDSHGDAEE, from the exons ATGGCGATGGACGAAGCCTTGCTGGACGGCATCATCGCCAGGCTCATCGCCCCGAAGGCCGCCGCCGGGAAGGGATCGAAGCAGGTGCAGCTCTCGGAGCCGGAGGTTCGACAGCTGTGTGTATCCTCGAAGGAGATCTTTCTCGCCCAACCCAATCTCCTTCAGATCGAGGCCCCTGTCAAGATTTGCG GAGACATCCATGGCCAGTATTCTGATCTTCTCCGACTGTTTGAATACGGTGGGTTGCCGCCAAATGCAAAGTATCTATTCCTTGGGGACTATGTCGATCGTGGCAAACATAGCATAGAGACCATATGCCTTCTCCTTGCATATAAGATAAAGTACCCGGATAACCTCTTCCTTCTAAGAGGCAACCATGAGTGTGCTTCGATTAATCGTATATACGGGTTCTATGATGAGTGCAAAAGAAGATTTAATGTTCGTTTATGGAAGGTTTTCACAGATTGTTTCAACTGCCTTCCTGTGGCTGCCCTAGTAGATGAGAAGATCCTATGCATGCATGGGGGATTATCTCCTGATTTGAAGGACTTAAATCAAATCAGAGAGATTGTTCGACCAGTAGATGTACCAGATGAAGGTTTAGTTTGTGATTTACTGTGGTCCGATCCCGAAAAGGACTTTGAAGGCTGGGGAGAAAATGATAGGGGTGTTTCCTATACTTTTGGATGTGATGTAGTGGTTGAGTTCCTTCAGAAGCATGACTTGGATCTCGTATGCCGAGCCCATCAG GTTGTGGAAGATGGGTATGAATTCTTTGCAGATCGGCAACTGGTGACTATTTTTTCTGCCCCAAATTACTGTGGGGAGTTCGATAATGCCGGTGCTATGATGAGTGTGGATGAAGAATTAACCTGTTCATTTCAAATCCTTAAACCAATcgagaagaaaggaaaatctTTATGTGCAAACAATTTGTTGAGACCTGGGACACCTCCTAAAAAG AGAAATTATGATTTCAAGTTGACGGATTCTCATGGTGATGCTGAAGAATAA
- the LOC120281395 gene encoding trafficking protein particle complex subunit 1, with product MQFFGGSTAVEASPAPAAPPGTLTGLAGNNANVLYIFNRNGVCLLYREWHRPLRTLDAAQDQKLMFGLLFSLRSFTAKMDPTSSDKGNLGVPLLPGQGCSFHSFRTNTYKLSFMESPSGIKLILVTHAKTSDLREALRYIYNLYVEYVVKNPLYVPGTPIKSELFNTNLDQYVKTLI from the exons ATGCAGTTCTTTGGGGGATCGACGGCGGTGGAGGCGAGTCCGGCTCCGGCGGCGCCGCCGGGGACGTTGACGGGGTTGGCGGGGAACAACGCCAACGTGCTGTACATCTTCAATAGGAATGGCGTGTGCTTGCTCTACCGCGAGTGGCATCGCCCTCTTCGCACCCTCGATGCAGCTCAGGATCAGAAGCTGATGTTTGGGCTCCTCTTCTCTCTTCGATCCTTCACCGCCAAGATGGATCCTACGAG TTCGGATAAAGGGAACCTTGGAGTGCCATTGCTTCCGGGGCAGGGCTGCTCGTTTCATAGTTTTCGTACTAACACCTACAAGCTCAGCTTCATGGAGAGCCCCTCTGGTATAAAG TTAATATTGGTTACTCACGCAAAAACTAGTGATCTTCGGGAGGCCTTgaggtatatatacaatttatatGTGGAGTACGTTGTCAAGAATCCCCTTTATGTTCCTGGAACTCCGATCAA GTCTGAGCTCTTTAATACAAATCTTGATCAATATGTGAAAACTTTGATATAG
- the LOC120280157 gene encoding uncharacterized protein LOC120280157 isoform X2: MDAVELPLPANVAVKLLAPDGFGRVGKPDNGPDSSGFGGRKASDYGSYHKEYNSVSSKKVADEELFMRNKLPSVKCEENVNKRHHLGEADMFNSLLLKHESQPLNRKSAKNLSILPCPKRPRTDLPEHSLKACGSDASHEITRNAGIDIISCNSSERSRTIKQKRCQDSKKTEKRSFRAGGRLKYETGLAGSDSTCVVSNIFGMKN, from the exons ATGGATGCTGTGGAGTTGCCTTTGCCTGCGAATGTTGCGGTGAAGCTCTTGGCCCCCGATGGATTTGGTAGGGTTGGGAAGCCTGACAACGGACCTGATTCTTCTGGTTTTGGTGGCCGGAAGGCGTCTGATTATGGATCTTATCATAAAG AGTATAATTCAGTTTCCAGCAAAAAAGTAGCTGATGAGGAACTCTTCATGCGCAACAAGCTTCCAAGTGTCAAATGTGAAGAGAATGTTAACAAAAGACATCACCTTGGGGAGGCAGATATGTTCAATTCTTTGCTGCTTAAACATGAGAGTCAACCATTGAATAGGAAATCTGCAAAGAATCTCAGCATTTTGCCTTGTCCGAAGAGGCCAAGAACAGATCTACCAGAACATTCCTTGAAAGCATGTGGTTCTGATGCTTCTCATGAGATCACTAGGAATGCTGGGATTGATATCATAAGTTGCAATTCTTCTG AGAGATCACggacaatcaagcaaaaacggTGTCAGGATAGTAAGAAAACTGAGAAAAGGAGTTTTAGAGCAGGTGGGAGATTGAAATATGAGACTGGTTTAGCCGGCTCTGACTCAACTTGTGTAGTCAGCAATATTTTTGGTATGAAAAACTGA
- the LOC120280157 gene encoding uncharacterized protein LOC120280157 isoform X1, protein MDAVELPLPANVAVKLLAPDGFGRVGKPDNGPDSSGFGGRKASDYGSYHKEVKCPVANSEYNSVSSKKVADEELFMRNKLPSVKCEENVNKRHHLGEADMFNSLLLKHESQPLNRKSAKNLSILPCPKRPRTDLPEHSLKACGSDASHEITRNAGIDIISCNSSERSRTIKQKRCQDSKKTEKRSFRAGGRLKYETGLAGSDSTCVVSNIFGMKN, encoded by the exons ATGGATGCTGTGGAGTTGCCTTTGCCTGCGAATGTTGCGGTGAAGCTCTTGGCCCCCGATGGATTTGGTAGGGTTGGGAAGCCTGACAACGGACCTGATTCTTCTGGTTTTGGTGGCCGGAAGGCGTCTGATTATGGATCTTATCATAAAG AAGTAAAATGTCCGGTTGCAAATTCAGAGTATAATTCAGTTTCCAGCAAAAAAGTAGCTGATGAGGAACTCTTCATGCGCAACAAGCTTCCAAGTGTCAAATGTGAAGAGAATGTTAACAAAAGACATCACCTTGGGGAGGCAGATATGTTCAATTCTTTGCTGCTTAAACATGAGAGTCAACCATTGAATAGGAAATCTGCAAAGAATCTCAGCATTTTGCCTTGTCCGAAGAGGCCAAGAACAGATCTACCAGAACATTCCTTGAAAGCATGTGGTTCTGATGCTTCTCATGAGATCACTAGGAATGCTGGGATTGATATCATAAGTTGCAATTCTTCTG AGAGATCACggacaatcaagcaaaaacggTGTCAGGATAGTAAGAAAACTGAGAAAAGGAGTTTTAGAGCAGGTGGGAGATTGAAATATGAGACTGGTTTAGCCGGCTCTGACTCAACTTGTGTAGTCAGCAATATTTTTGGTATGAAAAACTGA